From the Deltaproteobacteria bacterium PRO3 genome, one window contains:
- a CDS encoding tetratricopeptide repeat protein, with amino-acid sequence MAQYNRPPKSKAPKPDEFVSFFDHVVRYFLVHQKKFYVLIGAVLLGFGGYALQRYWVGKKMHDLALDYLKAEQAQGAEATGAWEALAKQDPPKPLRDVVALQLGGALAAQAQWEPSAQSFQKGAESKSFVLYSVARLAQGVALENAKKYSEALTVYQEIADLKDDPFRYRGKLGMARIYLAMGQPTEAENILLQMLVKTSDAPAPVKGAALSQLVAMKAKQAPETN; translated from the coding sequence GTGGCGCAATACAACCGTCCCCCTAAATCCAAGGCCCCCAAGCCCGACGAGTTCGTCTCCTTCTTCGACCACGTCGTTCGCTATTTTCTGGTTCATCAAAAAAAGTTTTACGTCTTGATCGGCGCGGTCCTGCTGGGTTTCGGCGGCTACGCCCTCCAGCGCTACTGGGTCGGGAAGAAGATGCACGACCTGGCCCTCGACTACCTGAAGGCCGAGCAGGCCCAGGGGGCCGAGGCGACGGGCGCCTGGGAAGCCCTGGCGAAGCAAGACCCGCCCAAGCCCCTGCGCGACGTGGTCGCCCTTCAGCTGGGCGGTGCCCTGGCCGCCCAAGCGCAGTGGGAGCCCTCAGCCCAGTCCTTCCAAAAGGGTGCCGAGTCGAAGTCCTTCGTCCTGTATTCGGTGGCGCGACTCGCCCAAGGGGTGGCCCTCGAGAACGCGAAAAAATACTCCGAGGCCTTGACCGTCTACCAGGAGATCGCCGACCTGAAGGACGACCCCTTCCGCTACCGCGGCAAGCTGGGCATGGCGCGGATCTATCTGGCCATGGGCCAACCCACCGAGGCGGAGAACATCCTCTTGCAGATGCTGGTGAAGACCTCCGACGCCCCCGCGCCCGTCAAGGGTGCGGCCTTGAGCCAACTGGTCGCGATGAAGGCGAAGCAGGCGCCGGAGACGAATTAG
- a CDS encoding cytidine deaminase — MERAYAPYSGYHVGAALRTRDGKIYSGCNIENSSFGATVCAERVAVFKAVSEGEGGFAAIAVVSRDDPRVLPCGICRQVLWELAGDVDVVVGRASSVEVLKLSSLYPDPFKKS, encoded by the coding sequence ATGGAGCGGGCCTACGCGCCTTACTCCGGCTACCACGTCGGCGCGGCGCTCCGGACCCGCGACGGCAAGATCTATTCCGGCTGCAACATCGAAAACTCCAGCTTCGGCGCGACGGTCTGCGCCGAGCGGGTGGCCGTCTTCAAGGCGGTCAGCGAGGGGGAGGGCGGCTTCGCGGCGATCGCAGTGGTCTCCCGCGACGACCCGCGCGTCCTGCCCTGCGGCATCTGCCGCCAGGTGCTTTGGGAACTGGCCGGTGACGTCGACGTCGTCGTCGGCCGCGCTTCTTCGGTTGAAGTCCTGAAGCTTTCCAGTCTATACCCGGACCCGTTCAAAAAATCCTAG
- a CDS encoding dUTP diphosphatase, producing MSPLPIKIKRLTEVSGFSPPAYMSDGAAGMDLCAALEKPLQIKPLERALVPCGFSMELPEGYEAQVRPRSGLAIRHGLTCLNSPGTIDHDYRGEVKVILINLGQEPFEIRSGDRIAQMVIHRVERAEIELVEELNASARGAGGFGSTGH from the coding sequence ATGAGCCCCCTCCCAATCAAAATTAAGCGGCTGACCGAGGTCTCCGGCTTTTCGCCCCCGGCCTACATGAGCGACGGGGCGGCGGGCATGGACCTCTGCGCGGCCCTCGAGAAGCCCCTGCAGATCAAGCCCCTCGAGCGGGCCCTGGTGCCCTGTGGATTCTCTATGGAGCTGCCGGAGGGCTACGAGGCCCAAGTCCGCCCCCGATCGGGCCTGGCGATCCGCCATGGGCTTACCTGCCTCAATTCCCCCGGCACCATCGACCACGACTACCGCGGCGAGGTGAAGGTGATCCTGATCAACCTGGGTCAGGAGCCCTTCGAGATCCGCTCGGGGGACCGCATCGCCCAGATGGTGATCCATCGGGTGGAACGCGCGGAGATCGAACTCGTCGAGGAGCTCAATGCCAGCGCGCGCGGCGCCGGGGGCTTCGGGAGCACCGGCCATTGA